One region of Alosa sapidissima isolate fAloSap1 chromosome 1, fAloSap1.pri, whole genome shotgun sequence genomic DNA includes:
- the LOC121679384 gene encoding tetratricopeptide repeat protein 39C-like translates to MAGPEAAKQEVDDNPEQIDDAELALQGINMLLNNGFRESDELFRKYRNYSPLMSFGASFVSFLNAMMTFEEEKMQLACEHLRATERLCESENAGVIETIKNKIKRSMDSQRSELAVVERLQRQIIVADCQVYLAVLSFVKQELSSYIKGGWILRKAWKLYNKCHSDISQLQEACQRSSSGQQGASPSPSPSSSPPSSSTDPQAQKLPGGVSTETLGRLKGSVSFGYGLFHLCISMVPPHLLKIINLLGFPGDRHQGLSSLTYASESKDMKAPLATLALLWYHTVVQPFFALDGADTQTGLLEAKAILQRKEAVYPNSSLFMFFKGRVQRLECQINSALTSFNNALELATDQREIQHVCLYEIGWCSMIELRFAEAYKAFDRMRTESRWSQCYYAYLTGVCQGAAGDLDGSAKVFKDIQKLSKRKNNQIEQFSIRRAEHLRKQSPTREHCTLAVIEVLYLWKALANSSTSKLQHMTQVLKDIEDASCAGLRNLLLGAIHKCLGNTKEAIQCFHLAARDEEGRLTNSYVQPYSCYELGCVLLDSPESTPKGRGLLLQAKEDYAGYDFENRLHVRIHSALASIKEVVPQ, encoded by the exons ATGGCTGGCCCCGAAGCTGCCAAACAAGAGGTTGACGACAACCCAGAGCAAATTGACGACGCAGAGCTGGCACTGCAAGGAATAAACATGCTTCTGAACAACGGCTTTAGGGAGAGCGATGAGCTGTTTCGAAAATACAG AAACTACAGTCCCTTGATGAGCTTTGGCGCCAGCTTTGTGAGCTTCTTG AATGCCATGATGACGTTTGAGGAGGAGAAGATGCAGCTGGCCTGCGAGCACCTCCGCGCCACAGAGAGGCTGTGCGAGAGCGAGAACGCCGGCGTCATCGAGACCATCAAGAACAAGATCAAGAGGAGT ATGGACTCCCAGAGATCGGAGCTGGCTGTGGTGGAGCGCCTACAGAGGCAGATCATTGTGGCAGACTGCCAAGTGTATCTGGCTGTTCTCTCCTTCGTCAAACAGGAGCTGTCTT CGTACATCAAAGGAGGCTGGATCCTCCGTAAGGCCTGGAAGTTGTACAACAAGTGCCACAGTGACATCAGCCAGCTCCAGGAGGCCTGCCAGAGGAGTTCCTCCGGCCAGCAGGGggcctcgccctccccctccccctcgtcCTCACCCCCGTCCTCGTCCACCGACCCCCAGGCGCAGAAGCTCCCGGGCGGCGTTAGCACCGAGACTCTGGGCCGTCTGAAGGGCTCGGTCAGCTTCGGCTACGGGCTCTTCCACCTGTGCATCTCCATGGTGCCGCCCCACCTGCTGAAGATCATCAACCTGCTGGGTTTCCCCGGCGACCGGCACCAGGGGCTGTCCTCTCTCACATATGCCAGTGAAAGTAAGGACATGAAGGCCCCTCTTGCTAC GCTGGCCCTCTTGTGGTACCACACGGTAGTGCAGCCCTTTTTCGCTTTGGACggcgcagacacacagacgggGCTCCTGGAGGCCAAGGCCATTCTCCAGAGGAAGGAGGCCGTCTACCCCAACTCCTCCCTCTTCATGTTCTTCAAAGGCAGGGTACAGCGTTTGGAG TGTCAGATCAACAGTGCCTTGACTTCTTTCAATAATGCCTTGGAGCTTGCCACAGACCAGAGGGAGATCCAGcacgtgtgtctgtatgagattG GGTGGTGCAGCATGATTGAACTGCGCTTTGCCGAGGCCTACAAAGCCTTTGACCGGATGAGGACAGAGTCTCGCTGGTCTCAGTGCTACTACGCCTACTTGACCGGAG TGTGTCAAGGTGCTGCCGGGGACCTGGATGGGTCAGCAAAGGTGTTCAAGGACATCCAGAAGCTCTCCAAGAGGAAAAACAATCAGATTGAGCAGTTCTCCATTAGGAGG gcagagCACCTGAGGAAGCAGTCTCCCACCAGAGAGCACTGCACTCTGGCTGTGATCGAGGTGCTGTACCTGTGGAAGGCGCTTGCTAACAGCTCTACCTCCAAACTGCAGCACATGACCCAAG TCCTAAAGGACATAGAGGATGCCTCATGTGCAGGTCTTAGAAATTTACTTCTGGGTGCCATACATAAATGTCTGGGAAATACAAAAGAAGCAATCCAG TGCTTTCATCTGGCTGCCAGAGATGAAGAAGGCCGACTTACTAACTCCTATGTGCAACCCTACTCCTGCTATGAGTTAGGATGTGTACTACTCGACAgccctgag TCTACACCAAAGGGCAGGGGTCTTTTATTGCAGGCCAAG GAGGACTATGCTGGCTATGATTTTGAGAACCGCCTCCATGTGCGCATCCACTCAGCGCTGGCCTCGATCAAGGAAGTTGTCCCCCAGTGA